In Nerophis lumbriciformis linkage group LG01, RoL_Nlum_v2.1, whole genome shotgun sequence, the genomic stretch tgttcccacgcagttagcagtctagcttcgaatgccctgttgacaccaatatctagcggctggaggtcttttgtcaatccacccggaatgacggcgagtattgaattaagcgcgtaagcgtgtctctcaatgtgctgttatgagctagcaaatataacaactacactacccagcatgcaacgatagttacgagcatgcgcggtagccctgagaagcgttgtatgctggcagttagcacgctgtgagtaaacgttgagaactcagttaacacgcctcgtctgcattatttataattagacagacaacacacttaataggagccattttggggtctttacataaacacacaaatggaaatgaaacgtcacatatcccagcatgcaccgcgcgcttcttctacggggaaaaaagatggcggctgtttaccgtagttgcgagacctaaactttatgaaaatgaatcttaatatttatccatatataaagcgcaccgggttataaggcgcactgtcagcttttgagaaaatgtgtggtttttaggtgcgccttatagtgcggaaaatacggtaattaaaaaaagaaagaaaaaaaaaattatttcttgtgcggcccgataccaatcgatccacggaccagtaccgggccgtggcccggtggttggggaccactgaggtaaacaaccaacagtatgtcagaaagctagctaaaacggtacacatattcataatatagtaccgtatacattttaactgacctttattttactatttttgtctttttttaggtggctaaaatacgcggtgctgctgaccgccgtctaacgttacgtgtgatatattgactaacgtaaccctgcttaaaaaaaatcactgaacaaaaagtatgaataaggtagtgaactgcaacagattcccgtgtttgcaataacgttataacgttagcagtgagtttacagcctcactgatttaactacacagcaaataaaagtcacgttacttagccaataaacgttatcttacattcaaaacttaccgttctttgtgcaacttcaaataccggacgaagttggaagttgttgcctctccatcagtaattttcgaaccgcatgtgttgcatactgcaaaccgttttgtgttgaccacctcgtaatttttatacccaaacaaaattattttaggtatcattttttgttcactggcgtgtggtttggacatgtcttcttcgttggttgtcctgcaatttgattggatgaatgctgtgtgatgaaaacaaagtagatctaatttgattggctgttgtactgagaccacaccagctgacacacgcaacgctgatagacaagtacacaatgaaaaatacggagcgctcccgaataactttttcatctttgggttttggggaaagtagcaagtcatgtcaagtcatgtaaattcaaaaggctcaagtccaagtgaagtcacaagtcattgatgttaaagtctaagtcgagttgcaagtctttttacattttgtcaagtcgagtctaaagtcatcaaattcatgactcgagtccaagtcatgtgactcgagtccacacctctgttatatacacccgtccattttcctgtgacgtcacatagtgatgccgatacaaacaaacatggcggctagaacagcaaggtatagcgacattagctcggatccagactcggatttcagcggcttaagcgattcaacagattacgcatgtattgaaacggatgattgtagtgtggaggcaggtagcaaaaacgaaattgaagaagaaactgaagctattgagccatatcggtttgaaccgtatgcaagcgaaaccgacgaaaacgacacgacagccagcgacacaggagaaagcgaggacgaattcggcgatcgccttccaaccaacgattggtatgtgtttgtttggcattaaaggaaactaacaactataaactaggtttacagcatatgaaatacatttggcaacaacatgcactttgagagtgcagacagcccagttttcaattaatatattctgtagacataccctcatccccgctctcttttcctgggggtctggcggcagatttctttgactttatcgttggaaatgcatctgctttgagtgtcgcaggatatccacacattcttgccatctctgtcgtagcatagctttcgtcggtaaagtgtgcggaacaaacgtccaatttcttgccactttcgcatctttgggccactggtgcaacttgaatccgtccctgttcgtgttgttacaccctccgacaacacaccgacgaggcatgatgtctccaaggtacggaaaacattcgaaaaaacggaaaataacagagctgatttgactcggtgtttgtaatgtgtttgagaaaatggcggattgcttcccgatgtgtcgtcactttgtgacatcatcgctccgagagcaaataatagaaaggcgtttaattcgccaaaattcacccatttagagttcggaaatcggttaaaaaaatatatggtcttttttctgtaacatcaaggtatatattgacgcttacataggtctggtgataatgttcccctttaaatagtctCTGTTGTATTTGTAATACTAAATTGTTTTGTGTGTTGACGTAGATTAATTAAAAAGGTAATTCCTCCCTTGCTTTCGCCTTAGATGACCACTCCTGTTACCTTAAACGTAGGAGGTCACCTGTACACGACCAGCTTGTCCACACTGCAGCGTTATCCAGACTCCATGCTGGGTGCCATGTTCCGGGGAGACTTCCCGACAACCCGCGATTCCAAAGGAAATTACTTCATCGATCGCGACGGGACACTTTTCAGATACATCCTAAACTTCCTGCGGACGTCAGAGCTGACCCTCCCGGTTGACTTCACAGAGACAGACCTTCTGAGGAAAGAGGCTGACTTCTACCAGATCGAACCTTTGATCCATTGCCTCAGTGATCCCAAGCCGCTGTACCCTCCAGACATCTTCGAGCAGGTCGTGGAGCTTTCAAGCACCCGCAAACTGTCCAAATATTCCAACCCAGTAGCTGTCATCATCACACAGCTAACAATAACCACAAAGGTCCATGCCCTGTTGGAAGGAATTTCCAAAAACTTCACCAAATGGGACAAACACATGATGGACACCAGAGACTGCCAGGTGTCCTTCACCTTCGGACCGTGTGACTATCATCAGGAGGTGTCCCTGCGTGTTCACCTTATGGACTACATCATGAAACAAGGCTTCACCATCCGTAACACTCGAGTGCACCACATGAGCGAGCGAGCAAATGAGAACACGGTAGAACATCACTGGACTTTCTGTAGACCGGCTCACATAGTTGCAGACTGACTTATTGTGAAGGACATTTGTTCTCATCTGATGTTCAATGATGTTACATGTATTGTGATTTAAAGACCAAATATAAATGCATTACGTTAAAAGAAAAAATGTTCTTgttcttttaaaatgttaaacCTTAAGAAGCACAGCTTGAAAAATAATGtgccattttaaagtatttagtaGCAATAATGTATATGCTCCTAAGGAAATTAGCAATATGTGCTGCAACTGTTACTCGGCAATAAAGTAATTGTGAATTGAAGACATTAATTGGAGGCTGCTGCCTATGTATGGTAGCCTATTATACATGTATTTGTTTTATGCAAGGTCGTGTATTATagttaactgaaaaaaaaaaatgctgcacaCAAAATATGTTTGCCTCTGGCCCCATCAACCTTTATGGACTTGACAGCTCTTGTGGCACTTTGTTGAAGAATGACATTTGCATTAACAGTTGTCCACCTTTGATCTGTAATCCATTACTGGACTCCATGACACAGTTATAAAATAATCCTCGTAGTCTTTATGGTACTGTTTCTAACCTGTGTAGTTgttgcatgtgtttaatgtatGTTTAGTGTTGGTAGTTGTGTGGCAATAAattcttaatctcaatgggattttcgtACTTTAAATAGTTCCAGATTCTAGCTGTATGTCATACCGTTACACTTTGGTGATCAATAATCCCATGTTTCCATTCGTCAAGTGTTTGACTTGGTATCctgatgtttacattttcacttcATTCTTATCAATCAGTCAAatctaacctgctcagtggccttgtggttagagtgtctgccctgagatcggtaggtcgtgagttcggaGTCATActtaagactataaaaatgggacccattacctccctgcttggcactgtgcatcaagggttggaattgggagttaaatcaccaaaatgattcctgagcatggccaccgctgctgctcactgctcccctcacctccgagggggtgaacatggggatgggtcaaatgcagagagtaatttcaccaaaccgagtgtgtgtgtgacaatcattggtgctgtaactttaacttttttaactactGTCATCAAATTCCATCAtgactttaaaatgtattagAGCCAGTTTAAGGCAAGGTGACAGTGTTGTCAAATGTGTCCAGGGTGAATATCAAACATATACACGTCTAATAACAAAGGAAGTGCTACTATTTTGTCACACAATGATTTGGCTACTCTTAACAGTATGAACTATTGCAAATATATATGTTTCCTATAAATTATTGTTTATGTAGCTGCAAATCTGCTCAAGTAAATTGATTAACCTGTCAAGCCAGATAGCTgaacttgtattttattttacatttcaaTCGGATTTTTGAGCGTTTATCCATccatagactaaaaaactcctttgtcccacacaccatcacagactgtacaactcctctctggggggcagGAAGAGGGTGTGGGGGGTACTATGATGACAGGGGACACAaagcaataacaatactgaaataaactgcaacaaaaaacagtgcaatacatcttaaaggtgcaatatacacatcacatctttcatataatcgacagtattaccatccatccatccattttctaccgcttattcccttttggggtcgcggggggcgctggagcctatctcagctaccatcgagcggaaggcggggtacaccctggacaagtcgccatctcatcgcagggccaacacagatagacaaacaactttcacactcacattcacacactagggccaatttagtgttgccaatcaacttatccccaccgtttttatcattttcataacatggtcactactgcctagtttatcTTTATtcctattgttatattttctattttatttccatgtatacctccattatttactttttaaattctatttcaattctgtacactgctgctggaatgttttattttcctgagggaactctcctgaaggaatcaattaagtactatctatctatctatctatctctaccgcttgtctctcttgaggtcgcggggggtgattCTTAAAATATCCTTAGCGGATACACGAGTTGCACAACCGGATATTACGTAAGACAAGGGTGCGCTCGTTTACTACGCGATATCATTTGGATTCATAGCAGTATATATACCGCCTACCATTATTATCCAGGGATGTGTTGAAACGAGCACACCCATGACTGTATTGCTTTTGCAACATTTGGAAGGACATTTAGGAACGTCTATGCCGCAATAGCCCGTCATAACTATTTAAAGGATTTATTTAACCTCCCGTGTCTGCAGGATGTTTCAGAGGAGTAGAAACATACGCGAATTACTCAGCCTTGTGCCTGGCAAACGTCGCTTTGGGGCGTACAGGTTTCTTCCTGTCTTCTTTTGCATCGGAGGCGTCATGGAGTGGATCATGATCAACGTGAGGATAGGAAAAGAAACTTTCTGTAGGTGTAACTTgactaaaaatgtgtatttatgtatatttgtttATGTATTCATTTAGTTTAGTAACGTTATCTACTCACTTGTACTTACATGCTTATGTGAATAACAAAAAATCAGAGTTGTAGTTTATTAATATAACAAATGACTTTTTTAGTCAAACCTGATTTTAATTTAATGCATATTTTGTACTAAAACGATTTCCTGGGAAATATATTGATAAAATAAATTCAAAGTACAATTTTAACATACATTTAGAAATATTACTACCTTATACTGGGATTTGAACCTAGCACCGTCCGCCTTGAATTGGAACAATACTAATGTGGGTAGCTATGCAGCTAATGGGATCCATTTGGCCCCTAAAACACTCTAAAAATGCTTTCAAAAACCGCcatcaatacttcatttacgtcctttaacctgtataataaccaagctgcatCGACATTGATATTACATAGGaactcctccaaagacatgcacctggggataggttgattggcaacactaaattggccctagtgtgtgaatgtgagtgtgaatattgtctgtctatctgtgttggccctgcgatggggtggcgacttgtccagggtgtaccccgccttccgcccgattgtagctgagataggctccagcaccccccgcgacccaaaaagggaatacgcggtagaaaatggatggatggatgttatccaGCATATTAACACTTCGCCTTGCTTACAAAGACACTCCCATTGCTAtggtattagacttagacttagactttcaaATTCAAACTTTACAGTACATATAAGAATTAACTTtctttgcattagctcgttgtagtgcaggataaaagagcaataatgtgcagatacaaataaatagattactgtacagataaatgtattgcacttttgcatatgcatccacgtttatggatcaatcaatcaatcaatcaatcaatgtttatttatatagccctaaatcacaagtgtctcaaagggttgcacaagccacaatgacatcctcggtacagagcccacataagggcaaggaaaaactcaccccagtgggacgtcgatgtgaatgactatgagaaaccttggagaggactgcatatgtgggtaaccgctcgcccccccccctctaggggagaccgaatgcaatggatgtcgagtgggtctgacataatattgtgagagtccagtccatagtggatccaacataatagtaagagtccagtccatagtggggccagcaggaaaccatcccgatgtatgttatattgtatttatattttctttatattccagcgagttaatccgtttttagcGAGATAATAACTAACTTCTGCAAACAGCacctgaatggcttttgagtttgtaatgcacaacacaatgcgataggacaccaatctgtactcacTGAAAAACACAATCATATTAcattatctgtaaagtattagcccacatttcatgttttgtttgtacacagctggcacagtgtatgtagttgtactaacaagcatgatgtgctgcatgtatcatgatcaatattataatgACTCACTCGATGGGCAGTTGTCTGTTTAGGGATGTTTCCAGTTGATTTAGGGTCGGTGGGGAAAAAGTTTGTACCACTGCAGGGTTTGTCTTTCCCCAAAAATGTACACAAGTTAGAGTACCTTTACTTTagaatatgtctcaagtaaaagcAAAACGTTGTCATCAAAATAgttacttgagtaagagtaagttAGTATTCAGTGAAAAACCTACTTAAGTAATGAGTAACTTtagagtaacttctgatttatttagtacaggggtgtcaaactcattttatatcGGGGGCTATAATGAGAAACACGAGAACCGCCCCTGCGATGTTGAGGGGAAAAATGTATTTGtgctaaaatttcatatgaagtgcacgatcattcattaattgacatttttcaTGCGCTCCTTCAAGCAAAATGGGGCCCCCCGCCTCCATACAGCGTATGCTTTGCGTTTAGGGCAAAGTGCCCGTATTTGAATCATACTACATGCATGATGCTAACAATTATACTATATTGACTATTATTTATCAAGATGTGTTCCCATTTGTTCCCTTTCTTGCCAGATGATGTGTACCGAAGAAAACGATCAGAGAGGGAGTACCAGCAGAAAGTATCAGAAGGTCTCATAGTTGTAAATGAGCCTGCAGCCAAGTAAAATATGCTTTGGCTCACCGTGGACTTCTTTGGAATTTTGCAATGGTTCCTACCTTGGAATTGTGCACACTTCTCAATCAGTGACTTTATTAAGTTGTATGAAGAAAATACttcaaaacatgcacattttatggttaattgctgtttttttaaatttattttaagaACTTCCATATACTGTATGTTCATATAGAATATAGTATGGTTATAACAGCTGACCTGGCTTCAATATACTAAATGGCACCTGCCAAAACAGCTTTGGTTTAACTAAcaaaatgaaatataaaaacataCAATCAAGTGGGTCAGTTATTTCAGTTGTTCCATCCGATTGGGAGACTTTGCAGGCAGATGAAGCTGTTAGGGTGTTTCCACAGCATGATGGGGTTCCCATCCAGCCTCAGCTCACACATGTTGCTTCGGATGTAATAGCTTGTGTTTCCTTGGCAGAATGTCTCATCGGT encodes the following:
- the kctd6b gene encoding BTB/POZ domain-containing protein KCTD6 isoform X2, with amino-acid sequence MTTPVTLNVGGHLYTTSLSTLQRYPDSMLGAMFRGDFPTTRDSKGNYFIDRDGTLFRYILNFLRTSELTLPVDFTETDLLRKEADFYQIEPLIHCLSDPKPLYPPDIFEQVVELSSTRKLSKYSNPVAVIITQLTITTKVHALLEGISKNFTKWDKHMMDTRDCQVSFTFGPCDYHQEVSLRVHLMDYIMKQGFTIRNTRVHHMSERANENTVEHHWTFCRPAHIVAD
- the uqcc5 gene encoding ubiquinol-cytochrome c reductase complex assembly factor 5 produces the protein MFQRSRNIRELLSLVPGKRRFGAYRFLPVFFCIGGVMEWIMINVRIGKETFYDVYRRKRSEREYQQKVSEGLIVVNEPAAK
- the kctd6b gene encoding BTB/POZ domain-containing protein KCTD6 isoform X1, giving the protein MDNGDWGHRMTTPVTLNVGGHLYTTSLSTLQRYPDSMLGAMFRGDFPTTRDSKGNYFIDRDGTLFRYILNFLRTSELTLPVDFTETDLLRKEADFYQIEPLIHCLSDPKPLYPPDIFEQVVELSSTRKLSKYSNPVAVIITQLTITTKVHALLEGISKNFTKWDKHMMDTRDCQVSFTFGPCDYHQEVSLRVHLMDYIMKQGFTIRNTRVHHMSERANENTVEHHWTFCRPAHIVAD